The sequence TAATACTGTCCAAGCAGCGGAATCAGTAAAAAAAGAATTAGCTGAATTAAAAAAGTATTTACCATCAGACATTGATTTCGCTTTAGTTTTAGATCAAAGTAAAATAATCACTACTTCTACCAATTCAGTAACTCAAAGTGTTATTGTTGGCGGATTTTTAGTTATTTCATTACTCTTTTTATTTTTAAGAGATTGGCGGCCGACTTTTGCCATTGCTTTAGCTATCCCCTTATCTTTAATCGCCACTTTTATCCCCCTTTATTTGGCTGGTTATACCTTGAATTTAATGACTTTGGGAGGATTGGCTTTAGGCGTGGGGATGTTAGTAGATAATGCCGTAGTGGTTATTGAAAATATTTATCGCCATTTGGAAGAGGGCAAAGAAAGAAGAGAGGCGGCTAAAATCGGTGCTTCTGAGGTAGGTATGGCTATTATTGCTTCATCCTTAACCACGATAGCTGTTTTTGTGCCTATGGCTTTAGGTACAGGAATTGCCGGTCAACTTTCACGCGGTTTATCTTTAACCATTGTTTTTGCCCTTTTATCTTCTTTATTTGTTGCTTTAACTCTTATCCCCGTGTTAGCTTCTAAAATTTTTAAGAAAAGGACAAAGGAAGAATACCGAAAAACATCAGGAGAAAAAAGTTTTGAGAAATTTCAAAATTTTTATGAAAAAATTCTTACCTGGTCATTAAATCATCGCTTAAATATAATTTTAATGACCATTGGATTCTTGATTATTGCCTTATTTTGTTTGCCTTTTGTCGGTAGTCAGTTTTTACCCCAAACTGATATGGGCACTATACTGTTGCAAATGAAAATGCCCCCAGGAACATCTTTAGAAGAAACTAATAGGGTGATGGGGCAGATAGAAGAAGTGGCTATGAGAGTTAAAGATTTAGAAAAAATGACTAGTTTCATTGGCTCTTCTTTGGGTATACAAGGAGGAGGAACAAATGAGGGGATGATAATGATAAGTTTAAAAGATAAAAAAGAAAGAGAAATGACTTCAATAGAAGTTCAAGAAATTATTAGGAAGAATATTCCGCCCATAAGAGGATTAGAGGCGAATTTTATGGATATGGGTTCTTCTTTTATAAGCGGTGTTAATGCTCCGGTGGAGATTAAAATTTTTGGCCCAGATTTAGATGAATTAAAAAAAATTAGCCACAATATTATGCTAAAAATATCTAACGTAGAGGGAATAAGAGACGCAACTAATTCTTTTGAAGAAACAAAAACAGAAATGGTGATTAATATCAATAGAGAGATGGCTTCTCGCTTTGGCTTATCAATTGGGCAGATAGCTTCGGCAGTTAAAAATTCAATGCAAGGAGTAGTTGCTACACAATTGCGACAGGGAGGGGAAGAAGTTGACATTCGAGTTAAATATGACGAATCCTATCTAAACGACATTGAGGATATTAAAAATATATCCATAGTTTCTCCTCTTGGTTCGCGGATTTTTTTGAAGCAAATAGCTGATATTAGAAAAGAAAAAGGGCCGGTAACAATTGAGAGAGAAGATCAATTAAGAGTTGTTTCGGTGACTGCTAATACGGTTGATAGAGATATCGGCAGTATTATTAATGACATTAAAGAAGAGCTAAAAGATGAAGTTTTGCCCACTGGATACTTTTTAGAATATGGAGGTTCGTATAGCCAAATGCAAGAAACATTTAAAACTCTGGGAATGGCGTTGATTTTGGGCATTATTTTAGTTTATATGATTATGGCTTCGCAATTTGAATCTTTAATTTATCCTTTTATTATTATGTTTGAGCTTCCTCTGGCATTTATCGGAGTTGGTTTAGTTTTGTTTATTACGCGTCAAGCTATTTCTTTGCCCTCAATAATGGGAATGATTATGCTGGCTGGTATTATAGTGAATAATGCCATTGTTTTAGTTGATTATGTTAATCAATTAAGACAAAAAGGAATAAAAAAACAAAAAGCCCTGATTCAAGCAGGGCGAGTTAGATTAAGGCCAATTTTAATTACTTCTTTGACTACTATTTTAGGAATGTTCCCCTTGGCTTTAGCCCAAGCAGAAGGTTCGGAAATAATGAAGCCAATGGCTATCACGATGATCGGTGGTTTATTAACCTCCACCTTTTTAACTTTAGTGATTATTCCGGTTATTTACAGTTTATTGGTTAAAGAAAAAAAGCAAGCATAAATGGACCTGATGGGAATCGAACCCATACTTTCTACTATGCGAAAGTAGCGTTTTACCATTAAACTACAGGCCCGCAAAAAATCAAAATTCAAAAAAATTTTTGAATCTTCCGCTTTCGTGGAATTACAAAATACGCAATTCAATAATTTAGATTTTTTATTTATCCTATTAAAAGTTTCATTAAACTTGCCGACCAAGAATTGATAAAATCAGTTTTAATATTAAGCAAAACAATTAAACCAAGGAAAACGATTACTGCGCCCATAAAATAGGCGATTTTTTTAATTCCTGAAGACAAGCGGTCTTGTTTTTGATTTTTTTCTTTTTGTTCTTTAGTCATATTTTTTGAAAAATTAAAATTTCTCGCCAGATTTTTTGATCTGGTTGATGATAAATAAGAGGAACGTTGTTAAATTTTTTACTATTTTTTAATGGATTGATAATCTCCCATTCTTGTTTTTTAATTTTATCTTTTAAGGGGAGAAAATATTTTTTATTTTTTAAAAGAAAAACAGGAGAAATAATAACTACTTTTGCTTTTGGTTTTAATATTTTTCGGAATTCTTTAAAAGCATTAAGATAGAGATGAGATAAATCGGAAATTAGATAAAGAATTTTGGTTTCAGAAGAGGGAGTTTTTAGTGGCCCCAAATACGGTTCAGTGATAATCGCCCCGATCGATGATGAGGGAATTTTTTTGCTTATATTTTGGACATCAGATAAAAGCAATTGAAAATTTATTTTTTCTTTAGTTTGCCTCGTAAGCCAATTAATATTTTCTTTTGTCCTATTAAGAGCTTTTTTATTTATATCAGCGCCAATAATTTTTTTATAGCCCAAACCAATAGCTTCACTTAAAATAGTGCCGCTGCCGCAAAAGGGATCTAAAATAATTTCATCTTTTTCTACTTGAGAAAGATTGATAAGAAGACGAGCTAATTTTGGCGGAAGCAGGCCTGATTTAATTGGTCGAGAAGGACGGCCAAAATCAAAATATTTTTCTTTTTCAAAATCTTGCCAAGCGGCAGTTTTGCCTAAATAAAATTTATTTTTTGAAACCAAGATAACAAACTCAACGCCCTTTTCCGGTTTATCAAGATTATTTTTTTTAACAACCACTGAAGAAAGAGAAGGTTCTTTTGAAGCAACCCAACGAGAAGAAATATTTTTTTCTTTTAAATCTTTTTTTATTTTAAGAGATAAATCTTTGATTAATTGATTAAAATTTTTTAAAGGAGCCGTTTCTTCTATTGGATAAATACTAAAACCAAAATAAATTTTTTTTGCTGTTAAAGGGAGTAGAGAAAAAATCAGAGGAGAAATTTTAGAAAATTGAGTTAATGGTAAGCAAGTTTTAATTTCTCCAAGTTTTATTGTTCCGCCAAGTTTTTTCTGAAAATCATTTAGATCAAAGACAGGACACTTCAAGATTAAAACATTTTTTGATTCTTCTTCTATCTCAAAATTTTTTTTAACCAAAGACATTATTTCCCCTATTGACAGAATAAAGTTATGTCCTAAAATAAAGAAATACATATGACTTACGAAATGCTTTATATTATTCCGGCTCCTTATACAGAAAAAGATGTCGGATTAATAACTAAAGAAATAAATAAAATAGTAGAAGATTCTGGCGGAAAAATTTTAGAAGAAAAAAATTTGGGCGCCAGGGTTTTGGCTTACCCTATAAAGAGAGTGCGTCAAGGGTTTTATGTCCTTCTTCATTTTACTCTATCTCCCAAAGAGGTCAAATCTTTTTCAGCAAATTTAAAACTGAGAAAAGATGTCTTGCGTTTTTTGATTATAAAAAAAGAAGAAGGGAAAATAAGAAAGCAAAGACCAAGACGAGTGAAACCGGCGCCAGTGACGGAAGTTTTACCTCCCGTAGAAGAAAAAGAAAAAATTAAACCCAAGCCCAAAAAAGAAAAAATAGATTTATCAAAAATAGATAAAGAAATTGATAAATTACTGGAAATAAAATAATGATGGAGGAAAGATAAGAATTTCTTCAAATTTTTTCTTATAAAATTTTTAGTTTTTTGTATTTTATATTTTTAATTTATTGTTATGAACGTCAACAAAGCCATTATTTTGGGCAATGTTACTAAA is a genomic window of Parcubacteria group bacterium ADurb.Bin159 containing:
- the swrC gene encoding Swarming motility protein SwrC — its product is MKIVNFSVNKPVTILMVNLIIVVLGIMVLPRLGLDMLPDIEYPVVSIITNYSGVAPEDIENILTKPIEEAVAAIKGVKSISSFSREGTSMIMVEFNWGTNIDFATEDIRDKIGQIENYLPSDATKPLVLKINVEAMPILAYGVTNSTLDTLELKKILEDNVKDKLERLDGVASVDLRGGKEREILVKINKPLLESYGLDQTQIVQILKQENINLSGGSIKESIEEFSLRTTGEYKNLEELKNTVITIKNNTPIYLKDIAEVIDTHKEIKTYARTNQKDSILMLINKQSGINTVQAAESVKKELAELKKYLPSDIDFALVLDQSKIITTSTNSVTQSVIVGGFLVISLLFLFLRDWRPTFAIALAIPLSLIATFIPLYLAGYTLNLMTLGGLALGVGMLVDNAVVVIENIYRHLEEGKERREAAKIGASEVGMAIIASSLTTIAVFVPMALGTGIAGQLSRGLSLTIVFALLSSLFVALTLIPVLASKIFKKRTKEEYRKTSGEKSFEKFQNFYEKILTWSLNHRLNIILMTIGFLIIALFCLPFVGSQFLPQTDMGTILLQMKMPPGTSLEETNRVMGQIEEVAMRVKDLEKMTSFIGSSLGIQGGGTNEGMIMISLKDKKEREMTSIEVQEIIRKNIPPIRGLEANFMDMGSSFISGVNAPVEIKIFGPDLDELKKISHNIMLKISNVEGIRDATNSFEETKTEMVININREMASRFGLSIGQIASAVKNSMQGVVATQLRQGGEEVDIRVKYDESYLNDIEDIKNISIVSPLGSRIFLKQIADIRKEKGPVTIEREDQLRVVSVTANTVDRDIGSIINDIKEELKDEVLPTGYFLEYGGSYSQMQETFKTLGMALILGIILVYMIMASQFESLIYPFIIMFELPLAFIGVGLVLFITRQAISLPSIMGMIMLAGIIVNNAIVLVDYVNQLRQKGIKKQKALIQAGRVRLRPILITSLTTILGMFPLALAQAEGSEIMKPMAITMIGGLLTSTFLTLVIIPVIYSLLVKEKKQA
- a CDS encoding DNA methylase, which gives rise to MYFFILGHNFILSIGEIMSLVKKNFEIEEESKNVLILKCPVFDLNDFQKKLGGTIKLGEIKTCLPLTQFSKISPLIFSLLPLTAKKIYFGFSIYPIEETAPLKNFNQLIKDLSLKIKKDLKEKNISSRWVASKEPSLSSVVVKKNNLDKPEKGVEFVILVSKNKFYLGKTAAWQDFEKEKYFDFGRPSRPIKSGLLPPKLARLLINLSQVEKDEIILDPFCGSGTILSEAIGLGYKKIIGADINKKALNRTKENINWLTRQTKEKINFQLLLSDVQNISKKIPSSSIGAIITEPYLGPLKTPSSETKILYLISDLSHLYLNAFKEFRKILKPKAKVVIISPVFLLKNKKYFLPLKDKIKKQEWEIINPLKNSKKFNNVPLIYHQPDQKIWREILIFQKI
- the rpsF gene encoding 30S ribosomal protein S6 — encoded protein: MTYEMLYIIPAPYTEKDVGLITKEINKIVEDSGGKILEEKNLGARVLAYPIKRVRQGFYVLLHFTLSPKEVKSFSANLKLRKDVLRFLIIKKEEGKIRKQRPRRVKPAPVTEVLPPVEEKEKIKPKPKKEKIDLSKIDKEIDKLLEIK